The Rhipicephalus microplus isolate Deutch F79 unplaced genomic scaffold, USDA_Rmic scaffold_67, whole genome shotgun sequence genome contains the following window.
TTCCAATGGAACGATTCTGTCAAGTAAATTCCTAAATATTTACACTCGGGCACCTTTTTGACTGCCTCGCCATTAATACTGTATGTGCACTGGATTTTTGAAATGTTCTTTGCAAAGCTGATGTGGTTGCACTTCGAGATATTTAAGCACATATTCCACGTGGAGCACCAATGTGTTACCGTGTTTAAGTCATCTTGCAATAGTTCAGTGTCTGTGATTGAAGTAATGTGACGGTAGATGATGCAATCGTCTGCGAATAATTTTATGCAAGATTTTATGTTATAtgctatatcatttatataaaccaaaaataacagcggacctagaacgctaccttgtggcacgcctgaagTCACGTTTACATATGAAGACGTTTTAGAATTTAAAACAACACACTGTTTACGACCACTTAAGTAATTCCGTAGCCAGGTTTGCAGCTTAGCATTAATATTCAGTGAAGCCAGTTTAATATCTAACAGATTATGTGGGACCGTATCAAATGCCTTGCGAAAATCGAGAAATAATGCATCAACAATGTTGTTACGGTCAAGCGCAGTCAGTACGTCATGCTGAAATTCAGTTAGTTGCGTGACGCATGAACGACCCTGCCGAAATCCATGCTGGGAGCGGGCAAAAAAATGAGTAGATTCGAGATATTTGAACAATGCGCTATAAATAACATGTTCTAATAGTTTGCAACAGGTTGAAATTAAggatatgggacgataattttgtaCATGTTTTTTGCTTCCTGCCTTATGTACAGGAACCACATTGGCTGTTTTCCAATCCCTTGGAATAACGCCGGTGTCTAGAGACAACTTGTACattatgcataaatattgtgcGATAATAACGTGACACTTTTTAAGTACATGAGATGATATACCGTCAGGCCCTGTAGCCTTAGAGGTGTCCAGAGTACGCAGCAGACTATCCAAACCAGCGTAATCGATTTCAATTTCCGCCATTTCATTACCaatattttttgaaggtagcattggagagtgttcagttctttttgaaaacactgactgaaaataggcgttaaatGCTTCAGCTTTCTCCAAGTCATCCGTTATAGTTTTTTCCTGGGTTAAAAGGTCAGGGATAGCTGTGTCGTCTTTTCTGTTGCTCTTGACATACTTCCAAAAGAATTTTGGATTACACTTCAAGTCTGTGTTTagcttgtcaaagaagacacgctTTGCCTGTTTTAGTTTTAACTTAAGCTCTTTGTTTACACTTTTGAGCTTTGTTTTATTTAGTGCTGTTCTCTTTTTAAGAAACCTTTTATGGGCATTCGCTGCTTTTCTAACAAGTTTGCGTATCTCAGAGTTGAACCAGGGTTTGTGCCTCTTTCTGCATCTTAGACACCTCTGAGGTACGTACATATTCACCAGCTCTGTAACCTTGTCACGGAAAATTTGCCACAATTCATCCATGCCGCATGACTCCGATATGCATAAAAAAGTGGGATAATACAAGACCAGCTCTTCGGAaatggcattaaagtcccctctgtcgtacatgaaaacatttcgagggGTTTGCTTACACGCAGGTATTCTAGAAACGTTTAACTCTGCAACAACGCAACTATGATCACTAATTCCTGGACATACGTTTGTGTGAACAATAACATTTTCGTCATTGCTTAGTAAAAGATCTAGTAAAGCGTTAATCCGAGTTGGTTCGTTCACATATTGTTGTAGCCCATAGACACTCATTAGTTCTGAAAAGGCAGAACAATTTCGATTTTTTTGTGGGGCTAGACAGTCGGAATCCCATTTCATATCGGGCAGATTGAAATCCCCTCCCAGTATTACGCAGTGAGATATTTGTGATAGTATGTCGGAAAGTTGAATCAAAGATTCATTGTTGTGGTCAGGTGGGCGGTAAAATGATCCAAAAACGATGTTGTTTCCCTGGGGAAATTGGACGCGGCACCATACTGATTCAGTTTCATTATCAAAAACAACTTCTTCGCTGGCAAGGCTACTTGAAATTAAAAGAAACACGCCACCACCGTGCCTGTTTCTATCTTTACGGTACACTGTAAAACCTGGCGGAAATATTTCTACATCCAATACTGTGTCGTCAAGCCATGATTCGGTACCCATAACGATTTGCGCTTTCACCGTTTCAAGTAAGATTGTAAACTCATCAGTTTTGTTTTTTAGGCTTCGACAATTGACCACCAACAATACTGGTGTAAAGCTTTTTGTGATGGTATATTTCCCATTTGTTCTTAAGCTAGAATGATCATGTCATTTCCGCCCCAATATCTGAGCATGCGCCCGAAGAGGAACTGGTTGGTGCATGTCAGTGTCCCAGGCAAATGCTTGTCCATTGATTACCAGCTTATCGTAACTTAAATGTACACGATTTTTCTtgtcgagctgtttttctttactGTACTTCCAAAGCTGCCGGCGTTTTTCTTGAACTGCCTTGCTGAAGTCTTCTGATACGCTGTATGACGTCCCCTTGAATCTGTATGCATTTCGCAGAACAGATTCTCTTGATTTCGATCCTGAAAAGCTAGCAATTATTGGACGAATTCTTTCTGTTTTGTAGGCCCCGAGACGATGAGCCCTTTCTATTGCTATATTTTCCAGCTTTAATACATCCGTACAGACAGACTTAACTAGATTTTCGGATTCTTCCCAAGTTTCCTTTGGATGACTATCTGGTATTCCAAAGAATACCAAGTTTGTTCtccggcttctgttttctaagtCGTCTAGTTTGTCAGCGAACTTCTTTTCTGTTTCCTCTAGTGAAGTAAGGCGCTTTTCAATTACATTAGTTTTAGTAATCACGTCGTCCAGCTTTTTCCGAAGCTCATCCTGAGTTTTAGCAATGCCCGACAGCTTTTCCAACACGGTTACCTGCCCTGACTGTAGCACCTTTAGCATTTCTTCGATTTTACTTATCTGTTCTCGCTCAGGCACAGACATAGGGCCAGGGTTTTGTTCTATGTCACCAGCCAAGAGTAGTAATGTCTGAGAGGCCACATCGTAACCCTCCAAGACAGACCAATTCAATGCGGCAGCCATACACTCGCGAGAAACAGCATAGCACGTCCAGATAAGCCATTTACC
Protein-coding sequences here:
- the LOC119185980 gene encoding uncharacterized protein LOC119185980 produces the protein MRHRNFARLFTQVLIGLMAAAATYATPVAFRPIDTWPAALGIPQATTHDLLDSPSTSERCHLRIETSWMTKHRGTLPDPPTAGYKREPLNQCPLGHGALLGRHSLCSMYQVLIGLMAAAATYATPVAFRPIDTWPAALGIPQATTHDLLDSPSTSERCHLRIETSWMTKHRGTLPDPPTAGYKREPLNQCPLGHGALLGRHSLCSMYQVSYLCRCNCFRSSDDMLLRVSCPINGKWLIWTCYAVSRECMAAALNWSVLEGYDVASQTLLLLAGDIEQNPGPMSVPEREQISKIEEMLKVLQSGQVTVLEKLSGIAKTQDELRKKLDDVITKTNVIEKRLTSLEETEKKFADKLDDLENRSRRTNLVFFGIPDSHPKETWEESENLVKSVCTDVLKLENIAIERAHRLGAYKTERIRPIIASFSGSKSRESVLRNAYRFKGTSYSVSEDFSKAVQEKRRQLWKYSKEKQLDKKNRVHLSYDKLVINGQAFAWDTDMHQPVPLRAHAQILGRK